A window of the Penaeus vannamei isolate JL-2024 chromosome 19, ASM4276789v1, whole genome shotgun sequence genome harbors these coding sequences:
- the LOC113811996 gene encoding GRB10-interacting GYF protein 2, whose amino-acid sequence MSAGVYVEEAKLMGLEDPMAIVDYVSKRQAEEREERARQREREKEEREERDRQREHELKMQQMKIEEEERNRRHQLEMVRVQTETNGGSPAQPSTLPHIRLPAFKEGERIEPYIHRFEDLAELYQFDEATKKLHFQSLFEGKPLEILHRLDASDKTYLSMKSALMRAYGLTVDEAKLQFNRAMMQDKETAAQFLVRLSGYLDQWLEKDGTPNTKEGLRDLVLRSQLEKSCPQDLVAQFKIHKTKTAEQMADKADAHFSAFGYHTRKQWKKPVSSLGQQQRRQDLPLQQQQQQKLHPTLTHKNSPQSKPQQQRKYPWRAVNQESHDYRQKGAAASMSEEDPSPQSPETSEVKHQTTCVHNF is encoded by the coding sequence ATGTCTGCAGGAGTTTATGTAGAGGAGGCTAAGCTGATGGGGCTTGAGGACCCCATGGCTATTGTAGATTACGTGAGTAAACGTCAGGCTGAGGAGCGAGAAGAACGAGCGAGGCAGCGTGAgcgtgaaaaggaggaaagagaagagcggGACAGGCAGCGTGAACATGAGCTGAAAATGCAGCAgatgaagatagaggaggaggagaggaatcgcCGGCATCAGCTGGAAATGGTTCGTGTGCAGACGGAGACGAACGGGGGCTCCCCTGCCCAGCCATCCACCTTGCCGCACATCAGGTTACCTGCATTTAAAGAAGGTGAGCGTATTGAGCCCTATATTCACAGATTTGAAGATCTTGCTGAGCTCTATCAGTTCGACGAAGCCACAAAGAAGCTTCATTTCCAGAGCCTATTTGAAGGTAAGCCCTTAGAAATCCTCCATCGTCTCGACGCAAGTGACAAGACGTACCTGTCGATGAAGTCAGCATTGATGAGGGCGTACGGGCTGACGGTCGACGAAGCAAAACTTCAGTTCAATCGTGCGATGATGCAAGACAAAGAAACTGCCGCTCAGTTCCTGGTTCGTTTGTCAGGCTACCTGGATCAATGGCTGGAGAAGGATGGGACGCCGAACACGAAGGAAGGTCTCAGAGATTTGGTGTTACGGTCTCAGCTGGAGAAGTCATGTCCTCAGGATCTCGTTGCCCAATTTAAGATTCACAAGACCAAGACAGCAGAGCAGATGGCTGATAAGGCGGATGCCCATTTTTCTGCCTTTGGGTATCATACGCGTAAGCAGTGGAAGAAGCCAGTCTCTTCACTGGGTCAGCAGCAGAGAAGGCAAGACTTACctttgcagcagcagcagcagcagaagttaCATCCCACCTTAACTCACAAGAATTCTCCGCAGTCGAAACCACAGCAACAACGTAAGTATCCTTGGCGTGCAGTGAATCAAGAAAGTCATGATTACAGGCAAAAAGGAGCAGCTGCCTCTATGAGTGAAGAAGACCCATCACCCCAGTCTCCGGAAACGTCAGAGGTCAAACATCAAACAACCTGCGTGCACAACTTTTGA